The DNA window GATCCTGTCCGACGTTACTGGCCTACCGGTGAAGGTGCCCGAGGTGACAGAGGCAACGGCGCTTGCCGCCGGCCTCGCCGCCTGGGTTGGCGTGGGTGAATATGCTTCGCTGCCGGAGGCAGCCGACGCCGTCGTTCGCTGGCGTCGCCGCTACGAGCCGGACGCCAGCCGTCACGCCCTCTATGGCGAGGTTACCGAGCGTTGGCGTACGGCCTATGCCGCCCAACGCCATCTCGTCGACGCCGGCATCACCCATTCAATGTGGAAGGCTCCTGGCCTCTAGCCACCGCCGCGCCAACGGTCGGAGCGCGGCGGACGAATACGGAATCAAGATCTCAGTATCAGCAAGGACCGCCATCCGGACGGGGACGGCGGCGGAGGAACGATGTTCAAAACTCGAGAAGACGAGCACGACTATCGCTTCGGCGATCATGGCCCCAAATATCTTCTGCGCGGTCCGCTCATCGATATTGGCGTGGTGACGTTGCAGCCCGGCCAGCATTTCTCCACGCACAAGCATCAGCATGTCGAGGAGAACTTCCTGACGATTGCCGGCGAAGTGCACATGTATGTCGACGGGGAATTGCATGTGCTCGGTGTCGGCGATTTCCTGCGCTGCGAGCCAGGGGAAGGTCACCACGTCGTCAATCGAGGCGACACGCCGTGGAAGGCAGTATTCGTCAAGGCGCCTTACGACCCCAAGGACAGTGTGCCGATCGCCTG is part of the Pleomorphomonas sp. PLEO genome and encodes:
- a CDS encoding cupin domain-containing protein, whose protein sequence is MFKTREDEHDYRFGDHGPKYLLRGPLIDIGVVTLQPGQHFSTHKHQHVEENFLTIAGEVHMYVDGELHVLGVGDFLRCEPGEGHHVVNRGDTPWKAVFVKAPYDPKDSVPIAWSPEG